The proteins below come from a single Acidovorax sp. NCPPB 4044 genomic window:
- a CDS encoding HpcH/HpaI aldolase/citrate lyase family protein: MPAHNPFKSALAACRPQIGLWLSMADPYLAEAAATTGYDWLLIDGEHAPNDVRSTLATLQAVAPHASQPVVRVVEGSTALIKQMLDIGARTLLVPMVDTADQARAIAAATQYPPRGIRGVGSAVGRVSQWSGRADYLAVADDEVCLLVQAETVTALQNLPAICAVDGVHGVFIGPADLAASMGHRGNPGHPEVQAAIEGAMKTIVASGKAAGTLTSDPALAQRYLDLGCTFVAVGVDVLMFVNAARRLRAQFGGTAESAPPKPGAAY; this comes from the coding sequence ATGCCCGCACACAACCCCTTCAAATCCGCCCTTGCCGCCTGCCGCCCCCAGATCGGCCTGTGGCTCTCCATGGCCGACCCGTACCTCGCGGAAGCGGCCGCCACCACCGGCTACGACTGGCTGCTGATCGACGGCGAGCACGCGCCCAACGACGTGCGCAGCACGCTCGCCACGCTGCAAGCCGTGGCGCCCCACGCGTCCCAGCCCGTGGTGCGCGTGGTGGAAGGCAGCACCGCGCTCATCAAGCAGATGCTGGACATCGGCGCGCGCACGCTGCTCGTGCCCATGGTCGATACGGCCGATCAGGCCCGCGCCATCGCCGCGGCCACGCAGTACCCGCCGCGCGGCATCCGCGGCGTGGGCAGCGCCGTGGGGCGCGTGTCGCAGTGGAGCGGCCGCGCCGATTACCTCGCCGTGGCCGACGACGAGGTCTGCCTGCTCGTGCAGGCCGAGACGGTGACCGCCTTGCAGAACCTGCCCGCCATCTGCGCGGTGGACGGCGTGCACGGCGTCTTCATCGGCCCGGCCGACCTGGCCGCCTCCATGGGCCACCGCGGCAACCCGGGCCACCCCGAGGTGCAGGCCGCCATCGAAGGCGCCATGAAGACCATCGTCGCGAGCGGCAAGGCGGCGGGCACGCTCACCTCCGACCCCGCGCTCGCGCAGCGCTACCTCGACCTGGGCTGCACGTTCGTGGCCGTGGGGGTGGATGTCCTGATGTTCGTCAATGCGGCGCGGCGGCTGCGGGCGCAATTCGGCGGCACGGCCGAGTCAGCCCCACCGAAGCCGGGTGCCGCCTATTGA
- the pmbA gene encoding metalloprotease PmbA codes for MTTPRSRAAAPAAAPTARSVSPAPAASGSAPGNGFSYSRGVFEELVDRALAHARKLGATDAGAEASEGCGLSVSVRKGELETVERNRDKSLGVTVYIGHRRGNASTSDFSSRAIEQTVQAAYDIARFTAEDPVAGLPDEADVAAPGTHRDLDLFHPWAIDSEEAARIALECEEAALRTHKRITNSEGASVSAQQSHFFSAHTRGFRGGYASSRHSLSVAPIASLPGRNAEMQRDAWYSSMRSAAELASPAAVGRYAAERALSRLGSRKIPTTECPVLFESTLAAGLLGAFTQAVSGGALYRKSTFLLDSLGQRVFPEHIHIDEDPFIARGKGSSPFDEEGVRVAARKLVDAGEVQGYFLSSYSARKLGMKTTGNAGGSHNLVLTSRLTRPEDDLDAMLKKLGTGLFVIELMGQGVNYVTGDYSRGASGFWVENGEIAFPVHEITIAGNMKDMFLGIQAVGADAYNYGAKTVGSILVDRMKVAGS; via the coding sequence ATGACGACACCCCGCTCCCGCGCCGCAGCCCCTGCCGCTGCACCCACCGCCCGCTCCGTCTCCCCCGCGCCTGCTGCGTCCGGCTCCGCGCCTGGCAATGGCTTCAGCTACAGCCGCGGCGTGTTCGAGGAACTCGTGGACCGGGCCCTGGCCCATGCCCGCAAGCTCGGCGCCACCGATGCCGGCGCCGAGGCCTCCGAAGGCTGCGGCCTGTCGGTGAGCGTGCGCAAGGGCGAACTGGAAACCGTGGAGCGCAACCGCGACAAGTCCCTGGGCGTGACGGTCTACATCGGCCACCGCCGGGGCAACGCGAGCACGTCCGACTTCTCCTCCCGCGCCATCGAGCAGACCGTGCAGGCGGCCTACGACATCGCGCGGTTCACGGCCGAAGACCCCGTGGCCGGCCTGCCCGACGAGGCCGACGTGGCCGCGCCCGGCACGCACCGCGATCTGGACCTCTTCCACCCCTGGGCGATCGACAGCGAGGAGGCCGCGCGCATCGCCCTCGAATGCGAAGAGGCCGCGCTGCGCACCCACAAGCGCATCACCAACAGCGAAGGCGCCTCGGTCTCCGCCCAGCAGAGCCATTTCTTCAGCGCCCACACGCGGGGCTTCCGGGGCGGCTATGCCAGCTCGCGCCACAGCCTCTCCGTGGCACCCATCGCCTCCCTGCCCGGGCGCAATGCCGAGATGCAGCGCGATGCGTGGTATTCCTCCATGCGCAGCGCGGCCGAACTGGCCTCGCCCGCCGCCGTGGGCCGCTACGCGGCCGAGCGCGCCCTGAGCCGCCTGGGCAGCCGCAAGATCCCCACCACCGAATGCCCGGTGCTGTTCGAATCGACCCTGGCCGCGGGCCTGCTGGGCGCCTTCACGCAGGCCGTGAGCGGCGGCGCGCTCTACCGCAAGAGCACGTTCCTGCTCGACTCGCTGGGCCAGCGCGTCTTCCCCGAGCACATCCACATCGACGAAGACCCGTTCATCGCGCGCGGCAAGGGCAGTTCGCCCTTCGACGAAGAGGGCGTGCGCGTGGCCGCGCGCAAGCTGGTGGATGCCGGCGAGGTGCAGGGCTACTTCCTCAGCAGCTATTCGGCCCGCAAGCTCGGCATGAAGACCACGGGCAATGCCGGCGGCTCGCACAACCTGGTGCTCACGTCGCGCCTCACCCGGCCCGAGGACGACCTGGACGCCATGCTGAAGAAGCTCGGCACGGGGCTCTTCGTGATCGAACTCATGGGCCAGGGCGTGAACTACGTCACGGGCGACTATTCGCGCGGCGCGAGCGGCTTCTGGGTCGAGAACGGCGAGATCGCCTTCCCGGTCCACGAGATCACCATCGCGGGCAACATGAAGGACATGTTCCTCGGCATCCAGGCCGTGGGCGCGGACGCCTACAACTACGGTGCCAAGACCGTGGGCTCGATCCTCGTCGATCGCATGAAGGTGGCTGGCAGCTGA
- a CDS encoding NAD(P)-dependent oxidoreductase: MNAASSSPPSAHAPVAQAPFDVLVTAAHWSEGAQDLLHAAGGRVHCMAGPVTEDALAAQLAATGAQALVLRGSPPVTARVLAAAPALRIVAKNGAGVDSVDRAAARDRGVAVAVALGANADAVAEHALALMLALTRQLPELDRRVRAGGWAGSQWQGRDFRGSVVGIVGFGSIGRATARLAAALGAQVLVLRPSGQADGFDAEPDLERFLSRVDILSLHCPLTERTRGLIGARELAWMRPGGLLVNTARGPVVDEAALIAALQGGHLAGAGLDTFDTEPLPAHHPLAALPQVLLTPHVAGVTRDAALRVAMATARNILDHWQGRPLQPGHLLADG, translated from the coding sequence ATGAACGCAGCCTCTTCTTCTCCGCCCTCCGCCCACGCGCCCGTGGCGCAGGCCCCCTTCGACGTCCTGGTCACCGCCGCGCACTGGTCCGAGGGCGCGCAGGACCTGCTGCACGCAGCCGGCGGGCGCGTGCACTGCATGGCGGGCCCGGTCACGGAAGACGCGCTGGCCGCGCAGCTCGCAGCCACCGGCGCACAGGCGCTGGTGCTGCGCGGCTCGCCGCCCGTCACCGCGCGCGTGCTGGCCGCGGCCCCCGCGCTGCGCATCGTGGCCAAGAACGGTGCGGGGGTGGACAGCGTGGACCGTGCCGCCGCCCGGGACCGCGGCGTGGCGGTGGCCGTGGCGCTGGGCGCCAATGCCGACGCGGTGGCCGAGCACGCGCTGGCGCTCATGCTCGCCCTCACGCGCCAGCTGCCCGAACTGGACCGCCGCGTGCGCGCGGGCGGCTGGGCCGGCAGCCAGTGGCAGGGCCGGGATTTCCGGGGCTCGGTGGTCGGCATCGTGGGCTTCGGCAGCATCGGCCGCGCCACCGCGCGCCTGGCCGCTGCCCTGGGCGCGCAGGTGCTGGTGCTGCGCCCGTCAGGCCAGGCGGACGGCTTCGACGCCGAGCCCGACCTGGAGCGCTTCCTCTCGCGCGTGGACATCCTGAGCCTGCACTGCCCGCTGACCGAGCGCACGCGCGGCCTCATCGGCGCGCGCGAACTGGCCTGGATGCGGCCCGGCGGCCTGCTGGTCAACACCGCGCGCGGCCCGGTGGTGGACGAAGCGGCGCTCATCGCGGCGCTGCAGGGCGGCCACCTCGCCGGTGCGGGGCTGGACACCTTCGATACCGAGCCGCTGCCCGCGCATCACCCGCTCGCGGCGCTGCCGCAGGTGCTGCTGACGCCGCACGTCGCCGGCGTGACCCGCGATGCCGCGCTGCGCGTGGCCATGGCCACCGCGCGCAATATCCTCGACCACTGGCAGGGCCGGCCGCTGCAGCCCGGCCACCTGCTCGCGGACGGCTGA
- a CDS encoding IPTL-CTERM sorting domain-containing protein — MKKFLLGLVAAVAAGTSFGATVNVTSTGNYTTIQNYTNCTTVPASLCANFLTTHNVSGSFTTAGALPANAANLEIGSTVTSYSFSNGLDTVASTDTNARLNTLRISTDASGNITSVNVMQIVLWQSGTAPHTAGNRFAAFVVAGTNGTSTHNSSCATTGTGNSGVTDTCLTATVTDTSRSTGNNSPVSVSMAVAPVATTAAIPTVSEWGLILMASLLGMFGIARLRRQR, encoded by the coding sequence GTGAAAAAATTCCTATTGGGCCTGGTGGCCGCAGTCGCAGCAGGCACGTCGTTCGGCGCCACGGTCAACGTGACCAGCACCGGCAACTACACGACCATCCAGAACTACACGAACTGCACCACGGTGCCCGCCAGCCTGTGCGCGAACTTCCTCACCACGCACAATGTTTCCGGCTCGTTCACCACGGCCGGCGCCCTGCCGGCGAACGCCGCCAACCTGGAAATCGGCTCGACGGTTACCTCGTACAGCTTTTCCAACGGTCTCGACACGGTGGCCTCCACCGACACGAACGCGCGCCTCAACACGCTGCGCATCTCCACCGATGCCTCCGGCAACATCACGAGCGTGAACGTCATGCAGATCGTGCTGTGGCAGTCCGGCACGGCACCGCACACGGCCGGTAACCGCTTCGCGGCCTTCGTCGTCGCCGGCACCAACGGCACCTCCACCCACAATTCCTCGTGCGCCACCACCGGCACGGGCAACAGCGGCGTGACCGACACCTGCCTGACCGCCACCGTCACCGACACGTCCCGCAGCACGGGCAACAACTCGCCCGTGAGCGTCTCGATGGCCGTGGCCCCGGTGGCGACGACCGCGGCGATCCCGACCGTGTCCGAGTGGGGCCTGATCCTCATGGCCTCGCTGCTCGGCATGTTCGGCATCGCGCGCCTGCGCCGCCAGCGCTGA